In Hyphomicrobiales bacterium, a single window of DNA contains:
- the infB gene encoding translation initiation factor IF-2 — translation MNDTTDNKDKTGGSKPGGTLTLKRPAVEQSRVKQSFSHGRTKTVVVETKRKRFGDDKPAATAPADAKPAFQQQPRVVQTQQTTQRPAAPQPSRPGVVLRTLTSDEREARERALVDARVREADERKRQEEELVRRKDQDERDRVEREAAAKRKAEDDARHQVEEQGRRKAEEAAKKLSPKAPAARDEEEDSSARRRPISGGPRPSSMRPISAAAKVVKPAAVPTRTKADIAKKEMRGRLTVSNAMDEDETSRGRSVAAFRRRTERLKNKSHGFQMPTEKMTREIIIPEAITIQELSNRMAERAVDIIKLLMKQGQMHTINDVIDADTAQIIAEEMGHKVKRVSASDVVEGLDAENDAPESLQPRPPVVTIMGHVDHGKTSLLDAIRKTNVVSGEAGGITQHIGAYQVNTPRGVITFIDTPGHEAFTSMRARGAKATDIAILVVAADDGVMPQTVESINHAKAAGVPIIVAINKIDKPNVNPTRVRTDLLQHDLVVESMGGDILDVEVSALKGTNLDKLLETILLQAEVLDLKANPDREASGLVIEAQLDKGRGPVATVLVQRGTLKHGDIFVAGAAWGRVRALVNEKGDQLKSAGPSVPVEVLGLNSAPEAGDRFDVVPNEARAREITDYRERERRDKRGAGAARASLETMMSQINQSGRKEFPILVKADVQGSAEAIVQALEKIGNEEIRSRVVHYAVGGISESDISLAAASGAVVLGFNVRANGQARDAAQQQGIEIRYYNIIYDLVDDIKAAMSGKLAPELRETFIGNARILEVFNITKVGKVAGCLVTEGKVERGAKVRLIRDNVVIHEGTLSTLKRFKDEVREVVGGQECGMAFENYQDMRKDDVIECFRVEKVARTLS, via the coding sequence ATGAACGATACAACGGATAACAAGGACAAGACGGGTGGGTCCAAGCCCGGTGGCACGCTGACGCTCAAGCGCCCGGCGGTGGAACAGTCGCGCGTCAAGCAGAGCTTCTCTCATGGCCGCACCAAGACTGTTGTCGTCGAGACCAAGCGCAAGCGCTTCGGCGATGACAAGCCGGCGGCAACGGCACCGGCCGATGCCAAGCCCGCCTTCCAGCAGCAGCCGCGCGTGGTGCAGACGCAACAGACGACACAGCGCCCTGCGGCGCCGCAGCCGTCGCGTCCCGGCGTGGTTCTGCGCACCCTCACCAGCGACGAACGTGAAGCCCGCGAGCGCGCCCTTGTCGATGCCCGCGTACGCGAGGCCGACGAGCGCAAGCGCCAGGAAGAAGAACTCGTCCGCCGCAAGGACCAGGACGAGCGCGACCGCGTGGAGCGCGAGGCTGCCGCCAAGCGCAAGGCCGAAGACGACGCCCGCCACCAGGTGGAAGAGCAGGGCCGCCGCAAGGCCGAGGAAGCCGCCAAGAAGCTGTCGCCCAAGGCGCCCGCCGCCCGTGACGAGGAAGAAGACAGCAGCGCCCGCCGCCGCCCCATTTCCGGCGGTCCGCGTCCCTCATCCATGCGCCCCATCAGTGCCGCCGCCAAGGTGGTGAAGCCGGCCGCCGTGCCGACGCGCACCAAGGCCGACATTGCCAAGAAGGAAATGCGCGGACGCCTGACGGTGTCCAACGCGATGGACGAGGACGAGACGAGCCGCGGCCGTTCCGTCGCCGCCTTCCGCCGCCGCACCGAGCGCCTGAAGAACAAGTCGCACGGCTTCCAGATGCCGACGGAAAAGATGACGCGCGAAATCATCATTCCGGAAGCGATCACCATCCAGGAATTGTCGAACCGCATGGCCGAACGGGCCGTGGACATCATCAAGCTGCTGATGAAGCAGGGCCAGATGCACACCATCAACGACGTGATCGATGCCGACACGGCCCAGATCATCGCTGAAGAAATGGGGCACAAGGTAAAGCGTGTGTCCGCTTCCGACGTGGTGGAAGGCCTCGACGCCGAGAACGATGCACCGGAATCGCTGCAGCCGCGTCCGCCGGTCGTCACCATCATGGGTCACGTCGACCACGGCAAGACCTCGCTGCTCGACGCGATCCGCAAGACCAACGTGGTCTCGGGCGAAGCCGGTGGCATCACCCAGCACATCGGTGCCTATCAGGTGAACACGCCGCGGGGCGTCATCACCTTCATCGACACGCCCGGCCACGAAGCCTTCACCTCCATGCGTGCGCGTGGCGCCAAGGCCACCGACATCGCCATCCTGGTGGTTGCCGCCGATGACGGCGTGATGCCGCAGACGGTGGAATCGATCAACCACGCCAAGGCGGCGGGTGTTCCGATCATTGTCGCCATCAACAAGATCGACAAGCCGAACGTCAACCCGACGCGGGTGCGCACCGACCTCCTCCAGCACGATCTCGTGGTGGAAAGCATGGGCGGCGACATCCTCGACGTGGAAGTTTCGGCGCTGAAGGGCACCAACCTCGACAAGCTGCTGGAAACGATCCTGCTGCAGGCCGAAGTGCTCGACCTCAAGGCCAATCCGGACCGCGAGGCCTCGGGTCTGGTCATCGAAGCCCAGCTCGACAAGGGCCGTGGGCCGGTGGCGACGGTTCTGGTGCAGCGTGGCACGCTCAAGCATGGCGACATCTTCGTCGCCGGTGCGGCGTGGGGCCGTGTGCGCGCCCTCGTCAACGAAAAGGGCGACCAGTTGAAGTCGGCGGGGCCGTCCGTGCCTGTGGAAGTGCTGGGTCTCAACTCCGCGCCGGAAGCGGGCGACCGCTTCGACGTGGTGCCCAATGAGGCGCGCGCCCGCGAGATCACGGATTACCGTGAGCGCGAACGCCGCGACAAGCGTGGTGCCGGTGCGGCACGTGCCTCGCTCGAAACCATGATGAGCCAGATCAACCAGTCGGGCCGCAAGGAATTCCCGATCCTGGTGAAGGCGGACGTGCAGGGTTCGGCGGAAGCGATCGTGCAGGCACTGGAAAAGATCGGCAACGAGGAAATCCGCAGCCGTGTGGTGCACTACGCGGTGGGCGGCATTTCCGAGAGCGACATCTCGCTCGCTGCCGCATCGGGTGCGGTGGTGCTGGGCTTCAACGTGCGTGCCAACGGGCAGGCGCGTGATGCCGCCCAGCAGCAGGGCATCGAAATCCGCTACTACAACATCATCTATGACCTGGTGGACGACATCAAGGCGGCGATGAGCGGCAAGCTGGCGCCGGAACTGCGCGAAACCTTCATTGGCAACGCGCGCATCCTCGAGGTGTTCAACATCACCAAGGTGGGCAAGGTGGCTGGCTGCCTCGTCACCGAAGGCAAGGTGGAACGCGGCGCCAAGGTGCGCCTGATCCGCGACAACGTCGTGATCCACGAAGGCACCCTCTCCACGCTCAAGCGCTTCAAGGACGAAGTGAGGGAAGTGGTGGGCGGCCAGGAATGTGGCATGGCCTTCGAGAACTACCAGGACATGCGCAAGGACGACGTCATCGAATGCTTCCGCGTGGAGAAGGTGGCGCGGACGCTGTCGTAA
- a CDS encoding RNA-binding protein encodes MPERMCIVTRAVRDEAELVRFVRSPDGDVVPDLARKLPGRGVWVTLARDTVMEAIAKGLFSRGFKAQSKAAPDLADRLGVLLRGQVVSHLSLARKAGAALAGTFKVDEAMRRGPVRLLLHAKGAGSDGIAKLDRLAGPRTAICGFVTPDDLDLAFGRTNVVHAAVADGGLAERLLYHVTRLARYENYEFKAIGSEDER; translated from the coding sequence ATGCCCGAGCGCATGTGCATCGTGACCCGAGCGGTCAGGGATGAGGCGGAGCTCGTGCGTTTCGTGCGGTCGCCCGACGGCGATGTCGTGCCCGACCTCGCCCGCAAGCTGCCGGGACGGGGCGTGTGGGTGACGCTGGCACGGGATACCGTGATGGAGGCAATCGCCAAGGGGCTGTTTTCCCGTGGTTTCAAGGCCCAGAGCAAGGCGGCGCCCGACCTTGCCGACCGCCTTGGCGTCTTGCTCCGGGGGCAGGTCGTCTCCCATCTGTCGCTGGCGCGGAAGGCAGGCGCTGCCCTTGCGGGAACCTTCAAGGTCGATGAAGCCATGCGCCGGGGACCGGTACGTCTTCTGCTTCACGCCAAGGGCGCAGGCAGCGACGGCATTGCCAAACTGGACAGGCTTGCGGGGCCGCGAACGGCAATCTGCGGTTTCGTGACGCCCGATGATTTGGATTTGGCTTTTGGCCGCACAAATGTGGTACACGCTGCCGTGGCAGATGGCGGGTTGGCCGAGCGGCTCTTATATCATGTGACGCGATTGGCGCGTTACGAGAATTACGAATTCAAGGCGATTGGGTCAGAAGACGAGAGATGA
- the nusA gene encoding transcription termination/antitermination protein NusA, which yields MANTAVSANRLELLQIADAVAREKSIDKSIVLEAMEDAMTRAAKQRYGLENDIRAEIDPRTGETRLNRLLQVAEVVDNDATQISLVDAAKRNPAAQVGDFIAEALPPIEFGRIAAQSAKQVIVQKVRDAERDRVYDEFKDRIGDIINGVVKRAEYGNVIVDLGRGEGIVRRDETLPRETFRPGDRIRAYIYDVRREQRGPQIFLSRTHPQFMAKLFGQEVPEIYDGVVDVVSVARDPGSRAKIGVRSKDGSIDPVGACVGMRGSRVQAVVNELQGEKIDIIQWSPDVATFVVNALAPAEVSKVVLDEEAERIEVVVPDEQLSLAIGRRGQNVRLASQLTGWDIDIMTEAEESERRQKEFAARTKLFVDALDVDEMLAQLLASEGFAEVEELALVEPREIASIEGLDESTAEELQNRAKVFLEREATEMEEKRKELGVADDLAGFEGLSPRMVVSLGEAGVKSLEDFADLATDELTGWNERKNGETVKHKGYLTDHGVSAAEAEALILQARVALGWIEAPAVEADAEAEGEADA from the coding sequence ATGGCTAACACTGCTGTCAGCGCCAACAGGCTTGAGCTTCTGCAGATCGCGGACGCCGTGGCGCGCGAAAAGTCGATCGACAAGAGCATCGTGCTGGAAGCCATGGAAGACGCCATGACGCGCGCCGCCAAGCAGCGCTACGGGCTGGAGAACGACATTCGCGCCGAGATCGATCCGCGGACCGGCGAGACGCGCCTCAACCGCCTGCTGCAGGTGGCAGAGGTGGTGGACAATGACGCCACGCAGATTTCGCTCGTGGATGCAGCCAAGCGCAATCCGGCCGCACAGGTCGGCGACTTCATCGCCGAAGCCCTTCCGCCCATCGAGTTCGGCCGCATCGCCGCCCAGTCGGCCAAGCAGGTGATCGTGCAGAAGGTGCGCGATGCCGAACGCGACCGCGTCTATGACGAGTTCAAGGACCGCATCGGCGACATCATCAACGGCGTGGTGAAGCGTGCCGAATACGGCAACGTGATCGTGGACCTGGGCCGTGGCGAAGGCATCGTGCGCCGCGATGAAACGCTGCCGCGCGAAACCTTCCGCCCCGGCGACCGCATCCGCGCCTATATCTATGACGTGCGCCGCGAACAGCGCGGTCCGCAGATTTTCCTGTCGCGCACGCACCCGCAGTTCATGGCCAAGCTGTTCGGCCAGGAAGTGCCGGAAATTTATGATGGCGTCGTTGATGTCGTCTCGGTCGCCCGTGATCCGGGCAGCCGCGCCAAGATCGGCGTGCGTTCGAAGGATGGCTCGATCGATCCGGTGGGTGCATGCGTCGGCATGCGCGGCAGCCGCGTGCAGGCTGTCGTCAACGAATTGCAGGGTGAAAAGATCGACATCATCCAGTGGTCGCCGGATGTGGCCACCTTCGTGGTGAATGCGCTGGCGCCTGCGGAAGTCTCCAAGGTGGTGCTCGACGAGGAAGCCGAGCGCATCGAGGTCGTTGTGCCGGACGAGCAATTGTCGCTCGCCATCGGCCGCCGCGGCCAGAACGTGCGTCTGGCGTCGCAGCTCACGGGCTGGGACATCGACATCATGACGGAAGCCGAGGAATCGGAGCGCCGCCAGAAGGAATTCGCCGCCCGCACCAAGCTCTTCGTGGATGCCCTCGACGTGGATGAAATGCTGGCCCAGCTGCTCGCCTCCGAAGGCTTTGCCGAGGTCGAGGAACTGGCGCTGGTGGAACCGCGCGAAATCGCCTCCATCGAAGGCCTCGATGAATCGACGGCAGAAGAGTTGCAGAACCGCGCCAAGGTGTTCCTGGAGCGGGAAGCCACTGAAATGGAAGAAAAGCGCAAGGAACTCGGTGTCGCCGACGATCTCGCCGGCTTCGAAGGCCTGAGCCCCCGCATGGTGGTATCGCTGGGCGAGGCGGGCGTGAAGTCCCTCGAGGACTTCGCCGATCTCGCCACGGACGAACTCACCGGCTGGAACGAGCGCAAGAACGGCGAGACCGTCAAGCACAAGGGCTATCTCACGGATCATGGTGTTTCGGCGGCGGAAGCCGAAGCCCTCATCCTGCAGGCACGCGTGGCGCTGGGCTGGATCGAAGCCCCGGCCGTGGAAGCCGACGCTGAAGCCGAAGGGGAGGCCGACGCCTGA
- the rimP gene encoding ribosome maturation factor RimP, with protein sequence MTETLPSQRLARETGPAARIAALAEPVLEGLGFRLVRVKLIGGTVQIMAERPDGTFTIDDCEQFSRAFSPALDVADIMSGRYNLEISSPGIDRPLVRAQDFEDWAGHEVKLEMAVPQAGRKRFKGELEGYHDGEVRLFIENPEGGNKEPLLIGVPFADIGEAKLSLTDELIEAAKARLKNNPNAVSDASDFDGEINPPEDDDGAEVTEEGNDNG encoded by the coding sequence ATGACCGAGACATTGCCATCCCAGCGACTGGCCCGCGAGACGGGCCCGGCGGCGCGCATCGCGGCGCTGGCGGAGCCTGTGCTTGAAGGCCTGGGTTTCCGGCTGGTGCGTGTGAAGCTGATCGGTGGCACGGTGCAGATCATGGCGGAACGGCCGGACGGCACCTTCACCATCGACGACTGCGAACAGTTCAGCCGCGCCTTCTCGCCAGCGCTCGATGTCGCAGACATCATGAGCGGACGCTACAATCTGGAAATCTCGTCTCCCGGCATCGACCGTCCGCTGGTACGGGCGCAAGACTTCGAGGACTGGGCCGGACATGAGGTGAAGCTGGAAATGGCCGTGCCGCAAGCCGGCCGCAAACGCTTCAAGGGCGAACTGGAAGGCTACCACGATGGCGAGGTCCGCCTCTTCATCGAAAATCCGGAAGGCGGCAACAAGGAGCCGCTGCTGATCGGCGTGCCCTTTGCCGACATCGGCGAGGCCAAGCTGTCACTCACCGACGAGCTGATCGAGGCGGCCAAGGCACGCCTCAAGAACAATCCCAACGCCGTATCGGATGCCTCCGATTTTGACGGCGAGATCAACCCCCCCGAAGATGACGACGGGGCCGAAGTTACCGAAGAAGGAAACGACAATGGCTAA
- a CDS encoding sulfite exporter TauE/SafE family protein yields MISDFAGVSLSLFALLAVTAFIAGLARGFSGFGAALIFVPLAARFLGPQAAAPLLLLTDGIVALPLMWTSWEKARKPEVALMAVGGFVGVPLGTVALALGDPHLLRWFITLLVAAMLVLLVSGWRYGGKPHAGMTVAVGVTSGVFSGLAQLAGPPVVAYWLGGNHDHREMRASTILYFAFSTMMAFASYLVGKLLTIAIFKLALLLVPFFAAGLYAGSKVFHLASADTFRRICLALIGLSLAISLPVWG; encoded by the coding sequence ATGATTTCGGATTTCGCGGGTGTCTCTCTTTCCCTCTTCGCCCTGCTTGCGGTGACGGCATTTATTGCCGGCCTGGCGCGCGGCTTCTCGGGCTTTGGCGCGGCCTTGATCTTTGTGCCGCTGGCGGCGCGATTCCTGGGTCCGCAGGCGGCAGCACCGTTGCTGCTGCTGACCGATGGCATCGTGGCCCTGCCGCTGATGTGGACGTCCTGGGAGAAGGCCCGGAAACCCGAAGTCGCACTGATGGCGGTGGGCGGTTTTGTCGGCGTGCCGCTTGGCACGGTGGCGCTGGCGCTGGGTGATCCCCATCTGCTGCGCTGGTTCATCACGCTCCTGGTAGCCGCCATGCTGGTGCTTCTGGTTTCCGGCTGGCGCTATGGCGGCAAGCCGCATGCGGGCATGACGGTGGCGGTGGGCGTGACCTCCGGCGTGTTCAGTGGGCTGGCGCAACTCGCGGGCCCGCCGGTTGTTGCCTATTGGCTCGGTGGCAACCATGACCATCGCGAGATGCGGGCCTCGACGATCCTGTATTTCGCCTTTTCAACGATGATGGCCTTCGCCAGCTATCTGGTGGGAAAGCTGCTGACCATTGCCATCTTCAAGCTGGCGCTGCTGCTGGTGCCGTTCTTCGCTGCCGGGCTTTATGCGGGCAGCAAGGTGTTCCATCTGGCAAGTGCGGATACATTCCGGCGCATCTGCCTGGCACTGATCGGGCTGTCGCTGGCGATCAGTCTGCCGGTGTGGGGATAG
- a CDS encoding NUDIX hydrolase, giving the protein MAGNPRAVSGREPLQQVAALCWRKRKQSHEVLLVTSRETRRWVIPKGWPMEGLTDYNAARREAFEEAGVEGRMRREPLGTFFYEKRGKKEILPITVTVYALEVEKKRKAWPEMEERARSWFSTHDAVLRVAEPGLKTLLRNFKG; this is encoded by the coding sequence CTGGCTGGCAACCCACGTGCTGTGAGCGGGCGCGAACCATTGCAGCAGGTGGCGGCCCTGTGCTGGCGCAAGCGCAAGCAGAGCCATGAGGTGCTGCTGGTGACATCGCGCGAGACGCGGCGCTGGGTCATTCCCAAAGGCTGGCCCATGGAGGGCCTCACCGACTACAACGCGGCTCGCCGCGAAGCCTTCGAGGAAGCCGGCGTCGAGGGCCGCATGCGGCGGGAACCGCTCGGCACATTCTTCTATGAAAAGCGCGGCAAGAAAGAGATCCTGCCCATCACGGTCACGGTCTATGCGCTGGAAGTTGAAAAGAAGCGCAAGGCCTGGCCGGAGATGGAGGAACGGGCGCGCAGCTGGTTTTCGACCCATGACGCCGTTCTGCGCGTGGCGGAGCCTGGGCTCAAGACGCTGCTCCGGAACTTCAAGGGCTGA
- a CDS encoding inorganic phosphate transporter, whose amino-acid sequence MDPVGFNVTLFALIFVALFFDFINGMHDSANAIATVVSTRVLKPFHAVLWAGFFNFAAFFIFEAHVATTVGKGIIAPELIDNAVVFGALAGAIAWNLITWWGGIPSSSSHALVGGIVGAGVTKAGFGAIVWGGLSKTIYAIVLSPFTGFVLAIILMILLSWLFVRAHPAWAEGVMRKLQLVASALYSLGHGSNDAQKTAGIIAVLLYSNGVYKEFHVPDWAIFSCYVVMGLGTMLGGWRIVHTMGSKITKLSPMQGACANTAGALTLFAATYLGIPVSTTHTITGAIVGAGTARRANSVRWGIASNIVWAWVITIPASAFLAAVFYWLATHVL is encoded by the coding sequence ATGGACCCCGTCGGCTTCAACGTCACGCTCTTCGCGCTCATTTTCGTGGCGCTGTTCTTCGACTTCATCAACGGCATGCATGACTCCGCCAATGCCATTGCGACAGTCGTGTCGACGCGTGTCCTGAAGCCCTTCCATGCGGTGCTGTGGGCGGGCTTCTTCAACTTCGCTGCCTTCTTCATCTTTGAGGCGCACGTCGCGACCACGGTCGGCAAGGGCATCATCGCGCCCGAGCTGATCGACAATGCCGTTGTCTTCGGGGCACTCGCGGGCGCCATCGCCTGGAACCTCATCACCTGGTGGGGCGGCATTCCCTCGTCCTCGTCGCATGCGCTGGTGGGTGGCATCGTGGGCGCGGGCGTCACCAAGGCAGGCTTCGGTGCCATTGTCTGGGGCGGCTTGTCCAAGACCATCTATGCCATCGTCCTGTCACCGTTCACGGGTTTTGTGCTGGCGATCATCCTGATGATCCTGCTGAGTTGGCTCTTCGTGCGCGCCCATCCGGCTTGGGCGGAAGGGGTGATGCGCAAGCTGCAGCTTGTGGCTTCGGCGCTCTACTCGCTGGGCCATGGCAGCAACGACGCGCAGAAGACGGCCGGCATCATCGCGGTGCTGCTTTATTCCAACGGCGTCTACAAGGAATTCCATGTGCCCGACTGGGCGATCTTTTCCTGCTATGTGGTGATGGGCCTCGGAACCATGCTCGGGGGATGGCGCATCGTGCACACCATGGGATCGAAGATCACCAAGCTGTCGCCGATGCAGGGCGCCTGTGCCAACACGGCGGGCGCACTCACGCTGTTTGCGGCGACCTACCTCGGCATTCCCGTGTCGACCACCCACACCATCACCGGCGCCATCGTGGGTGCGGGCACGGCACGGCGCGCCAACTCGGTGCGCTGGGGCATCGCCTCCAACATCGTCTGGGCCTGGGTGATCACCATTCCTGCCTCCGCCTTCCTTGCGGCGGTGTTCTACTGGCTGGCAACCCACGTGCTGTGA
- a CDS encoding DUF47 domain-containing protein — MVQFIKSLMPKEEKFFDLFEAQAAKAQEAAQTLRAILDGGASLADNCAKLSRQEEEADHISYEVMQAIRRAFITPFDRSDIKALSSTLDDAIDQMNKTGKVVMLYDVTTFEPNMRAMADRVIMLAKLTAEALPLLRNVGSNSSKLHTLTGEITKIEEQSDQLNDEGLRTLYKGRAKKDPLAFIIGSELYDHLEKICDRFEDVAHVVSDIVIEHA; from the coding sequence ATGGTTCAATTCATCAAATCCCTGATGCCCAAGGAAGAGAAGTTCTTCGACCTCTTCGAAGCGCAGGCCGCCAAGGCGCAGGAAGCGGCGCAGACGCTGCGGGCCATCCTCGATGGCGGCGCATCGCTTGCGGACAATTGCGCCAAGCTCTCGCGGCAGGAAGAAGAGGCCGACCACATTTCCTACGAGGTGATGCAGGCGATCCGCCGGGCCTTCATCACGCCCTTCGACCGCAGCGACATCAAGGCCCTCTCCTCCACGCTGGACGACGCCATCGACCAGATGAACAAGACCGGCAAGGTTGTGATGCTGTATGATGTCACCACCTTCGAGCCCAACATGCGGGCCATGGCCGACCGGGTGATCATGCTCGCGAAGCTCACGGCCGAAGCGCTGCCGCTGTTGCGCAATGTCGGCAGCAACTCCTCCAAGCTGCACACGCTGACGGGCGAGATCACCAAGATCGAGGAACAGTCCGACCAGCTGAACGACGAAGGTCTCCGCACCCTCTACAAGGGCCGTGCCAAGAAGGATCCGCTGGCTTTCATCATCGGCTCGGAACTCTATGACCACCTCGAGAAGATCTGCGACCGCTTCGAGGATGTGGCTCACGTGGTGAGCGACATCGTCATCGAGCACGCCTGA
- the trmB gene encoding tRNA (guanosine(46)-N7)-methyltransferase TrmB codes for MTTGLPRFQFYGRRKGKPLRRRHSDLMESLLPQVALDIADPLANSAAPRWLEIGFGGGEHLAHQAQLHPGVALTGAEAFLNGVAKLLAEIEERGLRNVRVHYGDARALLEALPDQSMERIYLLYPDPWPKERQKKRRFVSPAALGHFHRVLTDDGLFLFASDIPDYVNWTRDHVAAHGGFAEEGDPSQPFADWTRTRYETKAIREGRAPAYLTFRKR; via the coding sequence GTGACGACTGGACTGCCCCGCTTTCAATTCTACGGCCGGCGCAAGGGGAAACCTTTGCGCCGTCGCCATTCCGACCTCATGGAAAGTCTTCTTCCGCAGGTGGCGCTGGACATCGCCGATCCGCTTGCAAATTCGGCCGCGCCGCGCTGGCTGGAGATCGGTTTCGGTGGCGGCGAACATCTGGCGCACCAGGCCCAACTCCATCCCGGCGTGGCGCTGACCGGGGCGGAAGCCTTCCTCAACGGTGTCGCAAAGCTGCTGGCCGAAATCGAGGAGCGCGGACTGCGCAATGTCCGTGTTCACTATGGTGATGCGCGCGCCCTGCTTGAAGCGCTGCCGGACCAATCCATGGAGCGGATCTATCTGCTCTATCCCGATCCATGGCCCAAGGAGCGGCAGAAGAAGCGCCGCTTCGTCTCGCCCGCGGCACTCGGCCATTTCCACCGGGTGCTCACGGATGACGGGCTGTTCCTGTTTGCCAGCGACATTCCCGATTATGTGAACTGGACACGCGACCATGTGGCCGCGCATGGCGGGTTTGCGGAGGAGGGCGATCCGTCGCAGCCCTTCGCGGACTGGACCCGCACCCGCTATGAAACCAAGGCCATCCGGGAGGGGCGAGCGCCCGCCTACCTCACTTTCCGAAAACGGTGA
- a CDS encoding methionine adenosyltransferase yields MARKNFVFTSEAVSEGHPDKVCDRISDEVVDLFFREALAQGMDPWSVRVACETLATTNRVVIAGEYRGPSSVTKEKIAETARQAIKDIGYEQDGFHWDTAKIEILLHGQSADIAVGVDAAAHKDEGAGDQGIMFGYACDETPDLLPAPLYYSQRILQLLADARHKGEKRLGPDSKSQVSVQYKNGKPVAATQIVVSHQHLDESMTSKDVLALVKPYVKKALPKGWITKDTVWHVNPTGKFYIGGPDGDCGLTGRKIIVDTYGGAAPHGGGAFSGKDPTKVDRSAAYAARYLAKNIVAAKLASRCTIQLSYAIGVSQPLSVYVDTHGTGKVKEEKLEKAIRKVMDLSPRGIRTHLDLNRPIYARTSAYGHFGRKPEKDGGFSWERTDLVKALKAAVK; encoded by the coding sequence ATGGCGCGCAAGAACTTCGTTTTCACCAGTGAGGCAGTCTCGGAAGGTCATCCCGACAAGGTGTGTGACCGCATTTCCGACGAGGTCGTGGATCTTTTTTTCCGCGAGGCGCTGGCACAGGGCATGGATCCGTGGTCGGTACGCGTGGCCTGCGAAACACTTGCCACCACCAACCGCGTGGTGATCGCCGGCGAATACCGCGGGCCCTCGTCAGTGACCAAGGAAAAGATCGCGGAAACGGCGCGGCAGGCGATCAAGGACATCGGCTACGAGCAGGACGGTTTCCACTGGGACACTGCCAAGATTGAAATCCTGCTGCATGGCCAGTCGGCTGACATCGCCGTTGGCGTCGATGCCGCCGCCCACAAGGATGAAGGCGCCGGCGACCAGGGCATCATGTTCGGCTATGCCTGCGATGAAACGCCGGACCTCTTGCCCGCACCCCTTTATTATTCCCAGCGCATCCTTCAGCTTCTGGCGGACGCGCGCCACAAGGGCGAGAAGCGCCTTGGCCCCGACTCCAAGAGCCAGGTTTCCGTCCAGTACAAGAACGGCAAGCCCGTGGCGGCGACACAGATCGTCGTCTCGCACCAGCACCTCGATGAGTCCATGACGTCGAAGGACGTTCTCGCGCTCGTGAAGCCCTATGTGAAGAAGGCGCTTCCCAAGGGCTGGATCACCAAGGACACGGTGTGGCACGTCAATCCCACCGGCAAGTTCTACATCGGCGGACCCGATGGTGACTGCGGTCTCACGGGCCGCAAGATCATCGTTGACACCTATGGCGGTGCCGCTCCCCATGGCGGCGGTGCTTTCTCGGGCAAGGACCCGACGAAGGTGGACCGTTCGGCGGCCTATGCGGCACGCTACCTCGCCAAGAACATCGTGGCGGCCAAGCTCGCCTCGCGCTGCACGATCCAGCTCTCCTATGCGATCGGCGTATCGCAGCCCCTGTCGGTCTATGTGGACACCCACGGCACGGGCAAGGTGAAGGAAGAGAAGCTGGAGAAGGCCATCCGCAAGGTGATGGATCTTTCACCGCGCGGCATCCGCACCCACCTCGATCTCAACCGCCCCATCTACGCGCGCACCTCGGCCTATGGCCACTTCGGACGCAAGCCGGAAAAGGACGGCGGCTTCTCCTGGGAGCGTACCGACCTCGTGAAGGCGCTCAAAGCGGCGGTGAAGTGA
- a CDS encoding helix-turn-helix transcriptional regulator, translating to MARRDPNYIDVHVGSRIRMRRQLINMSQERLGELLGITFQQIQKYEKGANRISASRLFYAAKTLGVPINFFFEGLPGLEADGGMKEGGQPDEFMTSLMTAEGIQLAKAFRDANSPQKRKLIAALARQVADSKEPAV from the coding sequence ATGGCAAGACGCGATCCAAATTACATTGACGTGCATGTGGGCTCACGAATCCGCATGCGTCGGCAACTGATCAACATGAGCCAGGAACGGCTCGGTGAATTGCTGGGCATCACGTTCCAGCAGATCCAGAAGTATGAGAAGGGGGCTAACCGCATCAGCGCCAGCCGTCTTTTCTATGCCGCCAAGACCCTTGGGGTGCCGATCAACTTCTTCTTTGAAGGACTGCCCGGCCTTGAAGCCGACGGCGGCATGAAGGAAGGCGGTCAGCCGGATGAATTCATGACCTCGCTGATGACCGCCGAAGGCATCCAGCTTGCGAAAGCCTTCCGTGATGCCAACAGCCCGCAGAAGCGCAAGCTGATCGCGGCCCTGGCGCGCCAGGTGGCGGACTCGAAGGAGCCGGCCGTCTAG